One Festucalex cinctus isolate MCC-2025b chromosome 1, RoL_Fcin_1.0, whole genome shotgun sequence genomic region harbors:
- the polr2f gene encoding DNA-directed RNA polymerases I, II, and III subunit RPABC2: protein MSDNEDNFDDGDFDDAEEDEGLDDLENAEDDDQENVQILPAGEGQQANQKRITTSYMTKYERARVLGTRALQIAMCAPVMVELEGETDPLQIAMKELKCGKIPIIIRRYLPDGSYEDWGCDELIIND from the exons ATGTCGGACAACGAAGATAA CTTCGATGACGGAGATTTTGATGATGCCGAAGAGGACGAAGGATTAGATGACTTGGAAAACGCAGAGGAT GACGATCAGGAAAATGTACAGATCTTACCGGCAGGCGAGGGCCAGCAGGCCAACCAGAAGAGGATAACGACATCATACATGACAAAGTATGAGCGAGCCAGAGTTTTGGGAACTAGAGCTCTCCAGATAGC GATGTGCGCACCAGTCATGGTGGAGCTGGAAGGAGAAACAGACCCCTTACAAATTGCAATGAAGGAGCTCAA GTGTGGCAAGATCCCCATCATCATCCGCCGCTACCTTCCAGATGGAAGTTATGAAGACTGGGGCTGCGATGAGCTCATCATTAATGATTAA